The genome window TGGCGAGAAGCTGCTGATCGAAGGGCTGGAATTTGCCCTGCCGCCGGGCGGGATCGTGGGCGTCATCGGGCCCAACGGCGCGGGCAAGTCGACCCTGTTCCGCATGCTGACCGGGCAGGAGCAGCCCGACAGCGGCTCCGTGGAATACGGCGACACGGTGCAGCTCTCCTACGTCGACCAGTCGCGCGATGCGCTGGATGCGGGCTCGACCGTCTGGGAGGAAATCTCCGGCGGGGCCGAGGTGATCGAACTGGGCGATGCCAGCATGAACTCGCGCGCCTATTGCTCGGCCTTCAACTTCAAGGGTGGGGACCAGCAGAAGAAGGTCGGCCAGCTCTCGGGCGGTGAACGCAACCGGGTCCACATGGCCAAGCTGCTGAAGTCGGGCGGAAACGTGCTGCTGCTCGACGAACCGACCAACGACCTCGACGTGGAAACCCTGCGGGCGCTGGAAGACGCGCTGGAGAACTTTGCCGGCTGTGCCGTCATCATCTCCCACGACCGCTTCTTCCTCGACCGTCTCTGCACGCATATCCTTGCCTTCGAGGGCGAGGCCCATGTGGAGTGGTTCGAAGGGAACTTCGAGGCCTACGAGGAAGACAAGGCCCGCCGGCTTGGACCGGATGCGCTGGAACCCAAGCGGGTGAAGTACAAGAAGTTCGTCAGATAAGGGCGTAGGGCGGGACTTGTCCCGCCTTTGCCAAAGGCGCCCCGGTACGGCGGGACAAGTCCCGCCCTACGCGGCCTCGCCGTAGTCGCCCTCCATCAGCGTGTCGCTCCACTCGGGTGCCACCAGGCCGGCGCGGGTATCGCGGTGGATCGAGCTGGCGTCCCAATCTACGGGTCGCGCCACCAGACCGTGCTTCACCGGGTTGGCCCAGCAGTAGCGGATGTGCCGTTGCAGATCGGCCTCGTCGCGGCACTGATGCTCCCAGAACCGTTTCTGCCATAGGCCCGCCTCGCCCTTGCGGAACAGACCGCGCTGCGCCTCCGCATCCGCGACGGGCCATGGCGGGACAAGTCCCGCCCTACGGGCGTCGCGGCTGAAGCGGGCCTTGATGCTGCCCCAGCGTTGCGAATAGTTCGGATCCTCCGGCGGGAAGCCGAGGACGGCGTGCAGATGGTCGGGCAGCACCACGAAGGCGTGGATGTGGAAGGGGCGATAGCCCTTCACGTGGCGCACCGCCTCGCGCAACAGGTCAAGGCCGTCGAGCAGGAGGGTCGAGCCGCGCTCGGAGAGGCAGAGCGTGAAGAAGATCGGGGCCGTGGCGGCAGGGAGGCGGCGGTATTGCGGCATGCCCGCAGACTGCCTCACGCAGAGTTAATGTGCCGTAAACGCTCGCCCCTTGCTAGAATCTGCCCAACCTGTCATACACCGCCCCGCGACCGCTACCGCTATTCGATCCACTGTCTCCCTTCCAAAAGGCGTCACGACCGATCCGCTACCGACGCCAGGCCGCCGCACTTAAGCGGGCGGCATACACAGGAGAAGACAGATGCCCAATGGCACCGTGAAATGGTTTAACCCCACCAAAGGCTTCGGCTTTATCGCTCCCGATGAGGGCGGCAAGGACGTGTTCGTGCACATCTCCGCCGTCGAGCGTGCCGGCCTGACCGGCCTGAAGGACGACCAGAAGGTCACCTTCGACCTCGAGTCTGGCCGTGACGGCCGCCAGAGCGCGACCAACCTCGCCCTGGCCTGAGCCACAGTCGCACCAGAATAACGGAAAGGGCGCCCTGAGAGGGGCGCCCTTTTTGCGTTCGGGGAGAAGGCCGCGGTTGCGGCGCGGCGGCTCAGTCAATGCCAGCCTCGCTGCGGAACATCACCTCGTCCAGCCCGCCCTCGTGACAGAACCGGCCCGGCATGGCGCGGGCCTCGCCGAGGGTGAAGGTGGTCCCGTCGAGCTTGAGCGACTGGCCGGAGTTGGCACAGCCGTCCGCCGCCATCGGCCCCGCGATGAAGGCCACGGTGGCCACGGGCTGGTAGCTGAACATCTGCGGCACCGCCTCGCCTGCGCGATGGATGAAGCCGCAGGGCGCAGGCAGGCCGGTGAGCAGCGTGGGCAGCCCCTCGACCGAGAGGACACAGGCGCCGCCAGCTTCGGTCAGCGACACCGAGAAGCTGCCGATGGTGGCCTCGGCCATGTAATCCTGCGCCATCGCGGGCGCGGCGATGCAGGCGAGTGCGAGCGTCAGGAGGTGCCGCCCGACATGTTCCAGAACCATGTGTGTTGCCCTCTCTGGCGATAGTCGGCCGGGTTGAAGGCGCCCTTCAGATCCCATGTGCTGCCGTTCAGAACGTCGATGTGGTCGGTGCTGCCCCAGCCGTTGTGGATGAACACCACGCCGTTGCTGCCGCGGATGGCATCGGCGTTGTCGTTTATGGTGCCCTCCATCACGGTGCATGTCACCCCGTTGGCCAGCAGGGCCGGGTTGGCGCGCAGGCGGTCGGCCAGTTGCTGGGCCGAGCGAATGTGGCCGGGGGCGTGATCCCTGAAGCGGCGGGCGTTGTAGCCGACGCAGGTGCGCATGTCGGCGGGAAGCTGAACGCCACAGGCCCGCAGGGCATGGCCCATCCGCATGGCGCATTGATTTTCGAACACGGTTTCATCGCAGACAAAGTCGCGCCCGGGGTGGGCATCCCACAATTCGGTGAAAGTCGGCATGGCCGATCTCCTTTTCAAATGGATTGAGCCGCGCGGAAAGGCGCGGAGAATCGAAAATTAATTCTGCGAAGAGGATGCGAGTGCGGCGGGGCGTGCGTCAATCCTGAGTTGTGCGCCACGCCGGTGACAGGCGGGTTCCGGCCATATTTCCTTGCTCTGAACCCGCGGAGGGCTAAACTCGCCGACATTCATTTTTTGAGCACAAGGAATTGCAACATGACGAGCCAGAATGGATTTTCGATCGCCGTCTCCGGAAGGGGCCTCATGCTGGGCATGTTCATCACCGATGGCATGGAACGCTGGGGCGACGAGGTGACGATGTATGACCACACCGCGGCGTTTCAGGCGGCACGCAAGGGCGAGGCTGCGCTGGGCGAGAGCAAGTATGGCGGCAAGAGCGCAAAGGACATGGCGCGGAAGATCCGCGCCCATGATGCCAACCCTCCGAAGATCGACATCAAGGTGCAGTTCGCCAGTTTCGGCGAGACCGAGATTTGCATCATCAGCGGCAACGGCCAGCAGCGCTCGGTCAAGCTCGACAAGGCCAAGGTCGACTGGCAGGGCCTCGAACATGCGCTCGAGGAATGCTTCAAGGCGGTGGACGAGATCCGGGGCGTCAAGCCGATGAAGCCCCGGTTCATCCAGCACCGAAAAGCGGCCCCGGTGTCCTAGGCCTCAGTCGGCCAGAACGAATGTGACCATCAGGCCAACGCGATACTCGGAGATCTTGCCGTCTTCGACCACGACCTTCATGTCCTTGACCCAAGCGCCCTGAACGCCCTTCAGCGTTTCGGTGGCGCGCTTGATGCCCTCTTCGGTGGCGTCGTCGAAGGATTTCTTGGACGAGGCGATGATTTCGGTGACGCGTGCAACAGACATGGTGCCCTCCCTTTGGTGCAGGGCTGCGAGCCTAGGGGGCGGGGCGGGCTGCGTCACGGGCCCTGCCAGTCGACCCCCTCGGCATGGGCGACCTTCAGCCGACCGTCGGGCCAGGGCCGGCAGAGGGCGGCGGCCTCGGAGGGGCTGCCCGAACACCAGATCGGCCAGTCGCGGGGCGCAAGGATCACCCCCATGCGGTGGTGGATCGGGGCGACATCGCCATTGGGCGCGCAGGTGACGGTGGCGACCTGCGCCAGCTCGGCGCCGTTGGGCGCCTTCCACACATCCCAGACGGCGGCGAAGCCAAGCAAGCTTCCGTCGCCCGCGGCAATCCGCCAAGGCTGCTTGCGCCGGGCCTTGCCTGTCCACTCGTACCAACCGTCGCAGGGCACCACGCCGCGCTGCACGCCCTGAAAGGCGCTCTTGTCAAACACCGTCTCGGAGCGGGCGTTAACAATCGTTTCCATCACCGGGCGGCCGCGTGCGTTGACCCGGCCCACCGGGATCATCCCCCAGCGCATGAGCCGCAGCGCCGCGCCATCCCACACCACAACCTGCTGCCCCGGCGCGATATTGGCCCGAGGCCCCTGCCCTTCCGGCACGGCGGCCCCGAAGGCGGCGGCGATCTCTTCTGCCGGGCGGGTCAGAAACAGCCGGCCCGGCATGGCTCATTCCAGCGGCTTCAGAACGTAATGGCCAGGTCCTACTTCATCGTAAACGGAGGGCGCGGGTTCGTGACCGACGGGGAAGACCGGCGAGGGGATGGGCTTGAAGTTCAGCTCGCGCTCGCTCTTGCGCTGGCGCGGATCGGCCACCGGCACGGCCTTCATCAGGTCGCGGGTGTAGGGGTGCTGCGGGTTCTCGAAGATCGCCGCGCGCGGGCCGATCTCGACGATGCGGCCAAGATACATGACCCCGACCTGATGGCTCACCCGCTCGACCACGGCCATGTCGTGGCTGATGAACAGCAGCGAAATGCCCAGCTCGGCCTGAAGCTCGATCATCAGGTTCAGCACCTGCGCCTGGATCGACACGTCGAGCGCCGACACGGCCTCGTCGGCGATGATGAGCTTGGGGTTCAGCGCGAGGGCGCGGGCGATGGCGACGCGCTGGCGCTGGCCGCCCGACATTTCGTGCGGGAAACGGCGCAGGAAGCTGCGGGGCAGCTCCACGCGGTCGAACAGCGCGGCGACCCGGTCCTGCACCTCGGAGCCCTTGGCGAGGTTGTAGTTGAGGATCGGCTCGGCCACCTGGTCCATCAGCCGCATCTGCGGGTTGAGCGAGGCGAAGGGATCCTGAAACACCATCTGCATGTCTGCGCGGGCGCGGCGCAGCTCGCGCTGGCTCATCGCCAGCACATCCTTGCCGCCGAGCGACACCTGCCCCGATTGCGGCTCGACCAGCCGCAGGATGGAGCGCCCGCAGGTGGACTTGCCACAGCCGGATTCGCCCACGAGCGAGAGGGTTTCGGAGGTTTTCACCGAGAAGGAAACATCTTCGACCGCATGCACAAAGGCCTGCGTGCGCCGCAGCAGCCCGCCCTTCACGGGAAAGCGGGTGGTGAGGTTCTTCACGTCGAGCAGCACCTTGCGCTCGGAGGCGGGCACGACCGGCTTGGCCTCGATCTCGCGGCCCATGATCTTCAGCGGCTCGGGCTCGCTCTTGCCCTGCATCTCGCCCAGCTTGGGCACGGCGGAGAGCAGGGCCTGGGTGTAGGGGTGCTGGGGGGCCTCGAAGATCTGCTCGACCGGCCCCTCCTCGACCTTGTTGCCCTTGAGCATGACAACCACGCGGTCGGCCACCTGCGCCACCACGGCCATGTCGTGGGTGATGAACAGCACGGCGGCGCCGGTTTCGCGCTTGAGGCGGTCGATCAGGGCGACGATCTCGGCCTGGATGGTCACGTCGAGCGCGGTGGTC of Oceanicola sp. 502str15 contains these proteins:
- a CDS encoding transposase produces the protein MPQYRRLPAATAPIFFTLCLSERGSTLLLDGLDLLREAVRHVKGYRPFHIHAFVVLPDHLHAVLGFPPEDPNYSQRWGSIKARFSRDARRAGLVPPWPVADAEAQRGLFRKGEAGLWQKRFWEHQCRDEADLQRHIRYCWANPVKHGLVARPVDWDASSIHRDTRAGLVAPEWSDTLMEGDYGEAA
- a CDS encoding cold-shock protein, with translation MPNGTVKWFNPTKGFGFIAPDEGGKDVFVHISAVERAGLTGLKDDQKVTFDLESGRDGRQSATNLALA
- a CDS encoding T6SS effector amidase Tae4 family protein; this translates as MPTFTELWDAHPGRDFVCDETVFENQCAMRMGHALRACGVQLPADMRTCVGYNARRFRDHAPGHIRSAQQLADRLRANPALLANGVTCTVMEGTINDNADAIRGSNGVVFIHNGWGSTDHIDVLNGSTWDLKGAFNPADYRQRGQHTWFWNMSGGTS
- a CDS encoding dodecin family protein, with protein sequence MSVARVTEIIASSKKSFDDATEEGIKRATETLKGVQGAWVKDMKVVVEDGKISEYRVGLMVTFVLAD
- a CDS encoding SOS response-associated peptidase; translation: MPGRLFLTRPAEEIAAAFGAAVPEGQGPRANIAPGQQVVVWDGAALRLMRWGMIPVGRVNARGRPVMETIVNARSETVFDKSAFQGVQRGVVPCDGWYEWTGKARRKQPWRIAAGDGSLLGFAAVWDVWKAPNGAELAQVATVTCAPNGDVAPIHHRMGVILAPRDWPIWCSGSPSEAAALCRPWPDGRLKVAHAEGVDWQGP
- a CDS encoding ABC transporter ATP-binding protein, whose protein sequence is MLDETEKQPLVDVSHLRVEFDTNDGLVVGVEDVSFHIDPGETLCVVGESGSGKSISSLSLMRLVEFGGGRIANGELKFRRESGETLDVSEAENNLMRDIRGNEIAMIFQEPMSALNPVFTIERQLTEGLRVHKSMSRKAAAAEALELLRRVRIPEPERRLKQYPHELSGGMRQRVVIAMALACEPRLLIADEPTTALDVTIQAEIVALIDRLKRETGAAVLFITHDMAVVAQVADRVVVMLKGNKVEEGPVEQIFEAPQHPYTQALLSAVPKLGEMQGKSEPEPLKIMGREIEAKPVVPASERKVLLDVKNLTTRFPVKGGLLRRTQAFVHAVEDVSFSVKTSETLSLVGESGCGKSTCGRSILRLVEPQSGQVSLGGKDVLAMSQRELRRARADMQMVFQDPFASLNPQMRLMDQVAEPILNYNLAKGSEVQDRVAALFDRVELPRSFLRRFPHEMSGGQRQRVAIARALALNPKLIIADEAVSALDVSIQAQVLNLMIELQAELGISLLFISHDMAVVERVSHQVGVMYLGRIVEIGPRAAIFENPQHPYTRDLMKAVPVADPRQRKSERELNFKPIPSPVFPVGHEPAPSVYDEVGPGHYVLKPLE